A stretch of Bacillus pseudomycoides DNA encodes these proteins:
- a CDS encoding DegT/DnrJ/EryC1/StrS aminotransferase family protein, with protein MSIQLFVPHFEIEECLEEIRLCLEKGWTGLGYKTIEFENEWKQYTGLSNAHFINSATVGLHLAVKVLKMVHNWNDGDEIISTPLTFVSTNHAIVYENMNVVFADVDQYLCLDPKDVEKKITNKTRAIMYVGLGGSTGQYKEILNLCNQYNLRLIVDAAHMSGTRLDGKVPGKEADVMVYSFQAVKNLPTADSGMICFKDEQCDELCRKLTWLGINKDTFERVGAKGSYKWRYDVEHLGYKYHGNSIMAAIGLVQLRYLDRDNAYRRQLTQWYNQQFIHYPEKIKVIPIPAGCESSNHLYIIEVKNRDELVLALNQVNIYPGVHYRDNTNYNLYSYAHGTCPNSHKVSENILSLPMHMKLSKVDVDYVCEQVIRYAKG; from the coding sequence ATGTCTATTCAATTGTTTGTTCCTCATTTCGAGATAGAGGAATGCTTGGAAGAAATAAGATTATGTTTGGAAAAGGGCTGGACGGGATTAGGATATAAAACGATTGAGTTTGAGAATGAGTGGAAGCAATATACAGGGCTATCTAATGCGCATTTTATTAATTCAGCTACAGTTGGCTTGCACTTGGCAGTGAAAGTCTTAAAAATGGTTCATAATTGGAATGACGGTGATGAGATAATTTCTACACCCCTGACCTTTGTTTCTACTAATCATGCAATAGTTTATGAAAATATGAATGTGGTATTTGCAGATGTGGATCAATATCTTTGCCTAGATCCAAAGGATGTAGAGAAGAAAATTACAAATAAAACGAGGGCGATTATGTATGTGGGGCTAGGCGGAAGCACAGGACAGTATAAAGAAATCTTAAATTTATGTAATCAATATAACTTGAGGCTAATTGTTGATGCCGCTCATATGTCTGGTACAAGATTAGATGGCAAAGTCCCGGGAAAAGAAGCGGATGTTATGGTTTATTCTTTTCAAGCAGTAAAGAATCTTCCTACAGCCGATTCGGGAATGATTTGCTTTAAAGATGAGCAATGTGACGAGCTATGCAGGAAGTTGACTTGGTTAGGAATTAATAAAGATACATTTGAACGGGTTGGAGCGAAAGGATCTTATAAATGGAGATATGACGTTGAACATTTGGGGTATAAATATCATGGTAATTCGATTATGGCAGCCATCGGTTTAGTTCAATTGAGGTATCTTGATCGAGACAATGCTTATAGACGTCAACTCACTCAATGGTATAATCAACAATTCATTCATTACCCTGAAAAAATTAAGGTGATACCTATACCAGCTGGGTGTGAGTCGTCAAATCATTTATATATTATTGAAGTGAAGAACAGAGATGAGCTCGTGCTGGCATTAAATCAAGTTAATATATATCCAGGTGTGCATTATAGAGATAATACGAACTATAATTTATATTCCTATGCTCATGGTACTTGTCCTAACTCTCACAAAGTTAGCGAGAATATTTTATCACTTCCTATGCACATGAAACTTTCAAAAGTAGATGTAGATTATGTATGTGAGCAAGTAATTAGATATGCCAAAGGCTAG
- a CDS encoding GNAT family N-acetyltransferase yields MSRNLIENDELILREIEERDLEMVRIWRNQDYIRKYFVNNSVINEDQQKRWYAAYKNKGNDMMFIIEEKVNLQKPIGAVALYNIDFHNQSAEFGRLMIVDKRARGKGYGKKATQMSCKYGLETLALSNIYLEVFIDNAAALKIYRDIGFAEVSRTSDLIKMVLNKNDLNY; encoded by the coding sequence TTGTCCAGAAACTTGATAGAAAATGATGAATTGATTTTGCGTGAAATTGAGGAAAGAGATCTTGAAATGGTAAGGATTTGGAGAAATCAAGATTATATAAGAAAGTATTTTGTCAATAATAGTGTAATAAATGAAGACCAGCAAAAAAGATGGTATGCCGCTTATAAGAATAAAGGTAATGATATGATGTTTATAATTGAAGAAAAGGTTAATTTACAAAAGCCGATTGGTGCAGTTGCTTTATATAATATAGATTTCCATAATCAATCTGCGGAATTCGGGAGATTAATGATAGTGGATAAAAGGGCACGTGGTAAAGGATATGGTAAAAAAGCAACTCAAATGTCATGTAAATATGGACTTGAAACACTTGCATTATCTAATATATATTTAGAGGTATTTATTGATAATGCAGCAGCGTTAAAAATATATAGGGATATAGGCTTTGCAGAGGTTTCAAGAACTTCGGATTTAATAAAAATGGTATTGAATAAAAACGATTTAAACTATTAA
- a CDS encoding sugar phosphate nucleotidyltransferase, with amino-acid sequence MKGIILAGGTGSRLYPITKVTNKHLLPVGRYPMIYHAIYKLKECNIEDIIVVTGKEHMGDVVNFLGSGMEFGVSFTYKVQEKAGGIAQALGLCEAFVGNEKMIVILGDNVFSDTLKPYVEKYKKQKKGARILLKEVHDPQRFGVPEIKGEHIIAIEEKPKIPKSCYAVTGIYMYDSQVFQYVKDLRPSSRGELEITDLNNAYIKERALTYDILEDWWTDAGTHDSLYRANTLAKDIHLREGKDA; translated from the coding sequence ATGAAGGGAATTATACTGGCAGGAGGAACCGGATCGCGTTTGTATCCCATTACTAAAGTGACTAATAAGCACTTGCTTCCCGTTGGTCGTTACCCTATGATTTACCATGCTATATATAAGTTAAAAGAATGTAATATTGAGGACATTATAGTGGTAACAGGTAAAGAGCATATGGGAGATGTTGTGAATTTTCTCGGTAGCGGAATGGAGTTTGGAGTATCTTTCACATATAAAGTACAAGAAAAGGCCGGGGGAATTGCACAAGCGTTGGGGCTTTGCGAGGCATTTGTGGGAAATGAAAAGATGATTGTCATTTTAGGCGATAATGTGTTTTCTGATACATTAAAGCCATATGTTGAAAAATACAAAAAACAAAAAAAAGGAGCAAGGATTCTATTAAAAGAGGTACATGATCCTCAAAGATTTGGAGTTCCGGAAATTAAAGGAGAACATATCATTGCAATTGAGGAGAAGCCAAAGATTCCAAAAAGTTGTTATGCAGTCACTGGTATATATATGTATGATTCCCAAGTGTTTCAGTATGTTAAAGATTTAAGGCCTTCTTCCCGAGGAGAACTTGAAATAACTGATTTAAATAATGCTTACATTAAAGAAAGAGCATTAACATACGATATTCTTGAGGATTGGTGGACTGATGCAGGTACGCATGATTCCCTTTACCGTGCTAACACGCTCGCAAAGGATATACATCTGAGAGAGGGGAAAGATGCATAG
- the rfbC gene encoding dTDP-4-dehydrorhamnose 3,5-epimerase — translation MKCIKTLFTDVILVEPTVYRDHRGFFKESYNEKLWKEQKFQYQFIQDNISESSNSGTLRGLHFQLNPRAQTKLVQVVKGVVYDVVVDLRKGSSTYKKWQSFILSEYNHRQLLVPKGFAHGFCTLVPNSIVMYKVDEYYAPEYDSGINWEDKELGITWPFRNPILSDKDKMLPFVNEEKYNFNFEEKEI, via the coding sequence ATGAAGTGTATTAAAACGTTATTTACTGATGTAATACTAGTGGAGCCTACTGTATACCGAGACCATAGAGGCTTTTTTAAAGAAAGCTATAATGAAAAACTATGGAAGGAACAAAAATTCCAATACCAATTCATTCAAGATAATATTTCAGAATCTTCAAATTCCGGTACATTAAGAGGCCTTCATTTTCAACTGAATCCAAGAGCACAAACAAAGCTGGTGCAAGTCGTAAAAGGAGTGGTTTATGATGTCGTGGTGGACCTCCGAAAGGGTTCATCAACATACAAAAAATGGCAAAGTTTTATTTTAAGTGAATATAACCATCGGCAGCTGCTTGTACCAAAAGGATTTGCACATGGATTTTGTACGTTGGTTCCTAATTCTATAGTGATGTATAAGGTAGATGAATATTATGCGCCGGAATATGATAGTGGAATCAATTGGGAAGATAAAGAGTTGGGAATTACTTGGCCGTTTAGAAATCCCATTTTATCCGATAAGGATAAAATGTTACCCTTTGTTAATGAAGAAAAATATAATTTTAATTTTGAGGAGAAAGAGATATGA
- the rfbB gene encoding dTDP-glucose 4,6-dehydratase yields the protein MNILVTGGAGFIGSNFVKFLVKKYPDYNIVNYDLLTYSGNLINLQDVMECNNHKFVQGDIKNRELLEYVVHTERIDYIINFAAESHVDRSIADPQVFYRTNILGTVTLLEVVKKYRIKKFIQISTDEVYGSLEETGYFVEDTPLAPNSPYSSSKASADLIVLSSYKTYGLNINITRCSNNYGPYQYPEKLIPLMITNILENKTLPVYGTGKNVRDWLHVYDHCTAIDLVLHKGKKGEIYNIGTSNEKRNIEIVNLILGKLGKTKEYITFVKDRLGHDWRYAINSDKIKRELGWKPVYSFNKGIEETIQWYIDNENWWKPLKNGNHH from the coding sequence ATGAATATCCTAGTAACAGGAGGAGCTGGGTTTATTGGTAGTAACTTTGTGAAATTTTTAGTTAAAAAATATCCAGACTATAATATTGTAAACTATGATTTATTAACTTACAGCGGGAACCTCATAAATTTACAAGATGTAATGGAGTGTAATAATCATAAATTTGTGCAAGGAGACATTAAAAACCGTGAGCTTCTAGAGTATGTAGTTCACACGGAAAGAATTGATTATATTATCAATTTTGCTGCGGAGTCCCATGTCGATCGAAGTATTGCGGACCCTCAAGTATTTTATCGTACAAATATTTTAGGAACTGTCACGTTATTGGAAGTAGTGAAGAAGTATAGAATCAAAAAATTTATTCAGATTTCTACTGATGAAGTATATGGTTCATTGGAGGAAACAGGTTATTTTGTCGAGGACACTCCTCTGGCGCCAAACAGTCCGTATTCCTCAAGTAAAGCGAGTGCCGATTTAATTGTACTGTCTAGTTACAAGACTTATGGATTAAATATTAACATTACCCGTTGTTCCAATAATTACGGCCCTTATCAGTATCCAGAAAAGCTTATCCCGCTTATGATTACAAATATTTTAGAAAATAAAACGTTACCTGTATATGGAACAGGAAAAAACGTTCGAGATTGGCTACATGTGTATGATCATTGTACTGCAATTGATTTAGTTCTGCATAAAGGAAAAAAAGGTGAAATATATAATATTGGCACCAGCAATGAAAAGCGTAATATTGAAATAGTAAACCTTATTTTAGGAAAACTTGGAAAAACAAAAGAATACATTACATTCGTCAAAGATCGCCTTGGACATGATTGGCGTTATGCTATTAACTCAGATAAGATAAAGCGAGAACTTGGTTGGAAACCCGTATATTCATTTAATAAAGGCATAGAAGAAACAATCCAGTGGTATATAGATAATGAGAATTGGTGGAAGCCGTTGAAAAACGGCAATCATCATTGA
- the rfbD gene encoding dTDP-4-dehydrorhamnose reductase: protein MDKIVITGANGQLGRQFSKGFLSSPYDVHSLGKKEMNVVNYEEVCSVLEKLAPSIIIHCAAYTKVDLAEINKNEAFFVNATGTRNIAIAAERIKAKLVYISTDYVFNGMKETGYSEHDIPSPINVYGASKYVGEKFVQEFHTRYFIVRTSWLYGKYGKNFVETMLNLAIVNKQIRVVNDQYGSPTYAKDLVNCVKRIMETDLYGIYHVSNEGVCSRFEFAKRIFSLANMDIQLIPVSTNEFETVASRPSYSALQHTMLKLNGLCHMRSWEDALKEYMARKNR, encoded by the coding sequence GTGGATAAAATCGTGATTACAGGAGCAAATGGACAATTAGGAAGGCAGTTCTCCAAAGGATTTTTGTCTTCTCCATACGATGTACATTCTTTAGGGAAAAAAGAAATGAATGTGGTGAACTATGAAGAAGTTTGCAGTGTCTTAGAGAAATTAGCACCTAGTATTATAATTCATTGCGCAGCCTATACAAAAGTAGATTTGGCAGAAATTAATAAGAATGAAGCGTTTTTTGTCAATGCAACAGGAACAAGAAACATAGCCATTGCAGCGGAAAGAATAAAAGCAAAGCTTGTGTATATAAGTACTGATTATGTGTTTAATGGCATGAAGGAGACAGGATATAGTGAACACGATATCCCTTCTCCTATAAATGTATATGGTGCGTCAAAATACGTAGGTGAAAAATTTGTTCAAGAGTTTCATACCCGATATTTTATCGTAAGGACTTCTTGGTTATATGGGAAATATGGAAAGAATTTTGTAGAAACTATGCTTAATCTCGCTATAGTCAATAAGCAAATAAGGGTAGTAAACGATCAATATGGATCGCCAACTTACGCGAAAGATTTAGTTAATTGTGTAAAACGAATAATGGAGACAGACCTGTATGGGATTTATCATGTTTCGAATGAGGGAGTATGCAGTCGATTTGAGTTTGCTAAAAGAATTTTCTCCTTAGCGAATATGGATATACAATTAATTCCTGTTTCAACTAATGAGTTTGAGACAGTGGCATCTCGTCCGTCATACTCAGCTCTACAACATACAATGCTTAAATTAAACGGTCTCTGTCACATGCGTTCATGGGAAGATGCACTGAAAGAGTATATGGCAAGAAAAAATCGCTGA
- a CDS encoding glycosyltransferase, producing MDSQNKPLVSILIPAFENALYLEFALKSALLQTYSNFEIIIRDNSSTNEIQLLIEQEFLPYSRRITYIKNTTHMNRPNVLQHLLKDANGEYINYLMEDDLFYPTKIEKMMNYFLSNTVEDIKLVTSYRRPIDESGKTISDLVYTKKLFKTDTILDGISGGNSMMVVTNWIGEPTTVLFRKKDLIEPFGCFVGRQYETAIDMASWLTLLAQGKLVYIADELSYVRIHPNRNAWKTQMAIVDDWMHMIFHSQIKGFLIDTNFLQKNINNLLRYIHNMLSAEQNQLTIKEHNYLLQRKKLLETKSLSLI from the coding sequence ATGGATTCTCAAAATAAACCTTTAGTCAGCATTCTAATACCAGCATTTGAAAATGCTTTGTATTTGGAGTTTGCACTAAAAAGTGCATTGCTCCAAACTTATTCAAACTTTGAAATCATTATAAGAGACAATTCGTCGACAAACGAAATACAGCTTCTCATAGAACAAGAATTCCTTCCATATTCGAGACGAATTACGTATATAAAAAACACTACACATATGAACAGACCGAACGTCCTGCAACACCTATTAAAAGATGCAAATGGGGAATACATTAATTATCTGATGGAGGATGATCTGTTTTATCCAACAAAAATTGAAAAGATGATGAATTACTTCTTATCGAATACAGTTGAAGATATAAAATTAGTGACTTCCTATCGAAGACCAATTGATGAATCTGGAAAGACAATTTCAGATTTAGTTTACACAAAAAAATTATTTAAAACCGATACAATACTAGACGGGATTTCAGGTGGAAACTCCATGATGGTAGTTACAAATTGGATAGGTGAGCCTACTACAGTCCTATTTCGAAAAAAAGATTTAATTGAGCCGTTTGGCTGTTTCGTTGGACGTCAATATGAAACAGCAATTGACATGGCTTCATGGCTTACTTTATTGGCGCAAGGGAAATTAGTTTATATTGCTGATGAACTCAGTTATGTAAGAATTCACCCAAACAGAAATGCGTGGAAGACACAAATGGCTATTGTAGATGATTGGATGCATATGATTTTTCATTCACAAATAAAAGGCTTTTTAATTGATACGAATTTCTTACAGAAAAACATAAATAACCTTTTACGGTATATTCATAATATGCTATCTGCTGAACAAAACCAGCTGACAATTAAAGAACATAATTATCTTTTGCAGCGTAAAAAACTTCTAGAAACCAAGTCCCTATCACTTATATAA
- a CDS encoding glycosyltransferase, protein MNLPLVSILIPTYNRPVYFEQALKSAISQSYPNIEIIICDDSTNDETHQIVSAYLHTYPFIKYFKNEQNIGGKQNFQLAFQRSTGEYINYLMDDDLFHPQKIERMMSFYLQDINKEIKLITSYRQPVDDFGNNIPDLVFTKKQYTSDTILEGIEAGNSMITVTNWIGEPTTVLFRKENLTEPFGQFCGYQYDSAVDMASWLTLLSQGKALYITDTLSYLRMHSSNVGKSVDMRVNAAHDWVHMLYHCPRKGFLRNTHLLLKSLKGCLRFIDSLPSTFPNQLSEKQKQTLLYYKYCLMKYEKEIL, encoded by the coding sequence TTGAACCTTCCACTTGTAAGTATTCTAATTCCTACTTATAATCGACCTGTCTATTTTGAACAAGCGTTGAAGAGCGCTATTTCACAAAGCTATCCAAATATTGAAATTATCATTTGTGACGATAGCACGAACGATGAAACACATCAAATTGTATCCGCATACTTACACACTTATCCATTTATTAAATATTTTAAGAATGAACAAAATATCGGGGGAAAGCAGAACTTTCAACTTGCTTTTCAACGATCGACAGGAGAATATATTAACTACTTGATGGACGATGATTTGTTTCATCCCCAAAAAATTGAAAGAATGATGAGTTTTTATTTACAAGATATTAATAAAGAAATTAAGTTAATCACCTCTTATCGTCAACCAGTTGACGACTTTGGAAACAATATTCCCGATTTAGTATTTACAAAGAAGCAATATACATCCGATACAATATTAGAAGGAATAGAGGCTGGAAATTCTATGATTACCGTTACAAACTGGATTGGTGAACCTACTACAGTTCTATTTCGAAAAGAAAACTTAACTGAACCTTTTGGTCAGTTTTGCGGTTACCAATATGACTCAGCTGTTGATATGGCTTCGTGGCTTACCTTATTATCCCAAGGAAAAGCATTGTATATAACAGATACATTAAGTTATTTAAGAATGCACAGTTCAAATGTAGGAAAAAGCGTTGATATGAGGGTAAATGCAGCGCATGATTGGGTTCATATGCTTTACCATTGTCCTCGAAAAGGTTTTTTAAGGAACACACATTTATTGCTCAAGAGTTTAAAAGGGTGCCTTAGATTTATTGACTCCTTACCGTCCACTTTTCCAAATCAATTATCTGAAAAGCAAAAGCAAACCTTACTGTATTATAAATACTGTTTAATGAAATACGAAAAAGAGATACTGTAA
- a CDS encoding glycosyltransferase, with the protein MLKVSRFIEHREIIRSNLSPLHPAISVIMPTYCRGEVSLRRAIESVLNQTFTSFEFIIIDDGSRDHTFQILKEYQTKDHRIVIIRHHLNSGLPALRVNEGILEARGKYISYQFDDDEYLPGCLETLYNEIIKYNEPCLVYGNCELHVKDKNNVTQRMLGRPFNYGLLVNGNYIANNSVLHHKLIFESTGMYDPHVVIRRFSDWDLWLRMSKKFSFYWIDKAVTKAAAGQKHALGTDIGFKLSYIRKYLESSRDKSLLPVNIHQYEIDNIEIHSNCFNTFEADDLNRTQIIPYRCSIPYYLTDLERYTANITRSKKRTIAVTKPDFSTSVDVTIRNYTHRINHFPYDYFFVNEAALDVIKPSDYSLLILSRTIGPNSTKLLEENISINKPTAYFMDDNMFKFHELSPEFEYLKPHTTYYKNLEYQVSNSHLVGSYSPIISADCQKYNKNVIELKTNIPSCYFQRKNKPKKDKAIKIAMFSGPARKNVLKTIWESLGKISDKYRDAVEFHFWGMNPKEYGELKSPVYYVPFTHSYDQYLDRLMDSYFDYHICPLDGIFEASLSKSPVKFLEGTISGAVGIFSNVKPYKNLPNHMCLKAENTLESWYETIDHAIRLNSEKRLMIYEEAYNYIIRNYSTEAQMDSFLSALEATELIAKLNKRKIAYFFHESDLGGATLHLLKHALMAKSYGIEIMICLPHYQRDIPTLPQLVQKYNLNVHYLQSENFVEIVFPRNNDLYYAKGISAWLKENNVGLVHSVTFFPSVGIACKMNKIPHVASLHKFYANKAAKDFLMNNILIDVVHSSSSKYASIWSEELHVPSRKIVCPVDDDYFKYYMNNRKRQRDKNSPIKILVPGTLKEGKNQHSAIKAASILKEKGYNVQLDLIGYDYLIKDYADLCHSIIQNKGLSQEVKIWGFTDSPKDFYFNSDIVLCSSKEESMPQTILKAMASGTLVVSTDVGGIKELIKDNYSGIIADGTDENSLATALEKACNLRAEQRTEIITNAFKIINLVGDPRYVCTELLNLYNEAFTQEKTHNLPDLLK; encoded by the coding sequence ATGTTAAAAGTATCAAGATTTATTGAGCATAGAGAAATCATACGTTCAAACCTTAGCCCTTTACACCCCGCCATCAGTGTCATCATGCCAACGTATTGCAGAGGAGAGGTTTCTCTTAGGAGAGCAATCGAAAGCGTGTTGAATCAAACCTTTACTTCCTTTGAATTCATCATCATTGATGACGGTTCGAGGGACCATACATTTCAAATTCTGAAAGAATATCAAACTAAAGATCACCGAATCGTCATCATTCGTCACCATCTTAACAGTGGATTGCCCGCTTTAAGGGTCAATGAGGGCATTCTCGAAGCACGTGGAAAATATATCAGTTACCAGTTCGATGATGATGAATACTTACCTGGTTGTCTCGAAACCCTTTATAACGAAATCATTAAATATAACGAACCATGTTTGGTATATGGGAATTGCGAACTGCATGTTAAAGATAAAAACAACGTGACACAAAGGATGTTAGGTAGACCGTTCAATTATGGCTTACTCGTGAACGGTAATTATATAGCCAATAACTCAGTCTTGCATCATAAGCTTATTTTTGAAAGTACAGGCATGTATGATCCACATGTAGTAATCAGAAGATTTTCTGATTGGGATTTATGGCTTAGAATGTCGAAAAAATTCTCCTTTTATTGGATTGATAAAGCCGTGACCAAAGCTGCGGCCGGTCAGAAACATGCTTTGGGCACCGACATTGGTTTTAAACTAAGCTATATAAGAAAATATCTTGAAAGCTCTAGAGACAAATCACTATTGCCAGTAAATATCCATCAATATGAGATTGATAATATAGAGATCCACAGCAATTGCTTTAATACATTTGAAGCAGATGACCTAAACCGAACCCAGATCATTCCTTATCGATGTAGCATCCCCTATTATTTAACCGATCTTGAAAGATACACCGCAAATATTACGAGATCTAAGAAAAGGACAATTGCTGTTACCAAACCTGATTTCTCGACCTCTGTTGATGTTACCATTCGTAACTATACACATAGAATAAATCATTTTCCATATGATTACTTCTTTGTAAACGAAGCGGCCTTAGATGTAATAAAGCCTTCTGATTATTCCCTTCTCATTTTATCAAGAACGATTGGTCCAAACTCAACTAAATTACTGGAAGAAAATATTTCCATAAATAAACCTACAGCTTACTTTATGGATGATAATATGTTTAAATTTCATGAATTAAGCCCGGAATTTGAATACCTTAAGCCACATACAACTTATTATAAAAATCTGGAGTACCAAGTCAGCAACAGTCATTTAGTTGGCAGTTATAGTCCCATCATTAGTGCGGATTGCCAGAAGTATAACAAAAATGTTATTGAATTAAAGACAAACATTCCATCCTGTTACTTCCAGAGAAAAAATAAACCGAAAAAGGATAAAGCAATCAAGATTGCCATGTTCTCTGGACCAGCCCGCAAAAATGTACTGAAAACAATTTGGGAATCTTTAGGGAAAATTTCGGACAAATACAGAGATGCTGTTGAATTTCATTTCTGGGGAATGAATCCAAAAGAATATGGAGAATTAAAAAGCCCTGTATATTATGTTCCCTTTACCCATAGTTATGATCAATATCTTGATAGATTAATGGACTCTTATTTCGATTATCATATATGCCCATTAGATGGCATCTTTGAGGCTTCCCTAAGTAAGAGTCCTGTAAAATTTTTAGAAGGAACTATCTCCGGGGCCGTTGGGATATTTTCCAACGTTAAACCCTACAAAAATCTTCCTAATCATATGTGTTTAAAAGCGGAAAATACGTTAGAATCATGGTATGAGACAATAGATCATGCGATTAGACTGAACAGCGAGAAAAGATTAATGATCTATGAGGAAGCTTACAATTATATCATACGGAATTATTCTACTGAAGCCCAAATGGATTCATTTTTGTCCGCATTAGAAGCTACGGAACTGATTGCAAAATTGAATAAAAGAAAAATTGCCTACTTTTTTCATGAGTCAGATCTTGGAGGAGCGACTCTCCATTTGCTTAAACATGCTCTTATGGCTAAAAGCTATGGGATAGAAATTATGATCTGTTTGCCACATTATCAAAGAGATATCCCTACTCTTCCCCAATTGGTACAAAAATACAATTTGAATGTTCATTATTTGCAATCCGAAAACTTTGTCGAAATAGTGTTTCCACGTAATAACGATTTGTATTACGCAAAAGGAATATCCGCTTGGCTTAAAGAGAATAACGTTGGCTTGGTCCATTCGGTAACTTTTTTCCCATCGGTCGGCATAGCATGTAAAATGAATAAGATTCCTCATGTTGCGTCGCTTCATAAGTTTTATGCAAACAAAGCTGCTAAAGACTTCCTAATGAATAACATTTTAATTGATGTAGTCCACTCTTCTTCTTCCAAGTATGCAAGCATATGGTCCGAAGAATTGCATGTTCCTTCGCGGAAAATAGTCTGCCCTGTTGACGACGACTATTTCAAATACTACATGAATAACAGAAAAAGACAGCGAGATAAAAACAGCCCAATTAAAATATTGGTTCCTGGCACTTTAAAAGAAGGAAAAAATCAACATAGCGCAATCAAAGCTGCTTCTATCCTAAAAGAAAAAGGATATAACGTGCAGCTGGATTTAATAGGATATGATTATTTGATAAAAGACTATGCTGATCTATGCCATTCCATTATTCAAAACAAAGGGTTGAGCCAAGAAGTAAAGATTTGGGGATTTACGGATAGCCCCAAAGATTTCTATTTTAACTCCGACATTGTATTGTGTAGTTCAAAAGAAGAATCCATGCCGCAAACGATTTTGAAAGCCATGGCTTCAGGGACTTTAGTGGTTTCGACGGATGTGGGGGGAATTAAGGAATTGATAAAAGACAACTATTCAGGGATTATTGCTGATGGGACTGATGAGAACTCATTAGCTACCGCACTGGAAAAGGCCTGCAACCTTAGAGCAGAACAAAGGACTGAAATAATCACAAATGCCTTTAAGATTATAAATCTAGTAGGAGATCCTCGGTATGTATGTACAGAGTTACTGAATCTGTATAATGAGGCCTTTACTCAAGAGAAAACCCATAACCTCCCTGATTTATTGAAATAA
- a CDS encoding NAD-dependent epimerase yields the protein MRILVTGCAGFIGSRVTKRLLQEGHHVIGIDNLNDYYDVSLKKDRLNFLKNKNFIFKKLRLEDQKDIEQIFSNWQPTIVIHLAAQAGVRYSLENPHAYIASNLVGFTNILESCRKNAIDHLIYASSSSVYGSNTKLPFSTKDNVDHPLSLYAATKKANELIAHTYSNLYRLPTTGLRFFTVYGPWGRPDMSLFLFTKAILEGKPIKIFNNGNMKRDFTYIDDIVEAIIQLIYKKPQSNSKWSGDHPDPSTSHAPYKVYNIGNNNPVHLMDFIHIIETKLQLEAKKEFLPLQPGDVTETYADITDLVAEVGFTPKTPIEKGISHFIDWYKDYYGVL from the coding sequence TTGCGTATTTTAGTAACCGGATGTGCCGGATTTATCGGATCACGCGTCACAAAGAGATTGTTGCAGGAAGGACATCATGTTATTGGAATTGATAATTTAAATGATTATTATGATGTTTCGCTAAAGAAAGACCGATTAAACTTTTTAAAAAATAAAAACTTTATTTTTAAAAAGTTACGTCTGGAAGATCAAAAAGATATTGAGCAGATATTTTCTAATTGGCAACCCACCATTGTAATACATTTGGCAGCACAGGCAGGCGTACGGTATAGTCTTGAAAATCCACATGCCTATATTGCTTCCAACCTAGTTGGTTTCACCAACATATTAGAATCTTGCCGTAAAAATGCTATTGACCATCTTATTTACGCTTCTTCTAGTTCTGTCTATGGTTCAAACACCAAATTACCCTTTTCCACCAAAGATAATGTGGATCATCCTTTAAGTTTATATGCCGCTACCAAAAAGGCAAATGAACTAATCGCTCATACCTACAGCAATTTATACCGTTTGCCAACAACTGGTTTACGATTTTTTACCGTCTATGGACCATGGGGCAGGCCGGACATGTCCCTCTTCTTGTTTACAAAAGCAATCCTTGAAGGGAAACCTATTAAAATATTCAACAACGGAAATATGAAACGGGACTTTACTTATATCGATGATATTGTAGAAGCCATAATCCAGTTAATTTATAAAAAACCGCAATCCAACTCGAAATGGAGCGGAGACCATCCGGATCCTTCCACAAGCCATGCACCATATAAAGTCTATAACATAGGAAATAACAATCCTGTTCACTTGATGGATTTTATTCACATCATTGAAACAAAACTCCAGTTGGAAGCAAAAAAAGAATTTCTGCCGTTACAGCCAGGAGATGTTACTGAAACCTATGCAGATATAACAGATTTAGTAGCTGAAGTGGGATTTACACCGAAAACTCCAATTGAAAAGGGAATCAGCCATTTTATTGACTGGTATAAAGATTACTACGGCGTTCTATAG